One window from the genome of Variovorax sp. PAMC26660 encodes:
- a CDS encoding efflux RND transporter permease subunit produces MNLSLPFVKRPIGTVLLTIGVALAGIAAFFVLPVSPLPQVDYPVISVSAAIPGASPETMATSVATPLERHLGTIAGVNEMTSTSSVGTARVTLQFDLSRNIDGAAREVQAAINASRVDLPATLRSNPTYRKANPAASPVIILALTSKTKTPGQIYDAVSNIVSQRLSQVDGVGDVEIGGGSLPAVRVELLPFALSRYGISTDDVRAAIQASNANRPKGTVQGDGRKLQIYTQTPALRASDYASMVVAWRNGAAVRLQDVAEVIDGVEDTRTLGLFNGEPAIIVLITRQPSANIIETVDSVRALLPELQAQLPPDVTLQVASDSTNSIRGSLREVELTLVISVLLVVLVVSLFLRSVRATIVPAVATVAALLGTFGVMYMLGFSLNNLSLMALTVATGFVVDDAIVVLENTSRHIESGMSRMKAALLGAKEVGFTVLSISVSLVAVFIPLLFMGGQVGRLFREFAITLSAAVMISLVISLTTTPMMCAWLLKPGGEHDKNKPQGRFGRAAARSYDWVLKRYETSLDWALDNKGLVMLILVAVVGLNVYLFSAAPKGFFPQQDSGQLNGGLRADQSISSKAMAAKLREVVDIIRADEAVDTVVGFTGGSRAGGGFMFVNLKPASQRKDSGLAVIARLRPKLNEVAGLRVFLGTVQDVRSGGRSSNSTYQYTLKSDSLADLRIWAAKLADEMKLQPLLADIDTDQSENGVEMMAKVDPDSASRLGLTSTAIDNALYNAFGQRQVATIYTELNQYHVVMEWAPRYTLSPNALSDVYVPATKTVFVAGQAVTTQIAAATTTANSATSGSKTAAGTSAAASTAVPVSANPGLRNASSGNVLSNTATSLVPLSAVAKFFENSVATSVSHEDGELATTVSFNLVEGANLGDAREAIAKAEANIGMPTNVRGSFSGTAASAQQSQSQQAILILAALVVIYIVLGILYESLVHPITVLSTLPSAGVGAVLALLMFRMEFSIIALIGVFLLIGIVKKNAILIIDFALEAERSRGLTPLEAVREACLLRFRPILMTTLAAALGALPLAIGFGEGAELRRPLGVAIIGGLIASQLLTLLTTPVVYLLLDKLRRRGAHENELGRATNA; encoded by the coding sequence ATGAATCTCTCGCTCCCTTTCGTCAAACGCCCCATAGGCACAGTCCTCCTGACCATCGGCGTAGCACTGGCCGGCATAGCAGCCTTCTTCGTCCTCCCAGTCTCCCCGCTCCCCCAGGTCGACTACCCAGTCATCTCCGTCAGCGCTGCCATCCCCGGCGCCAGCCCCGAGACCATGGCCACCAGCGTGGCCACCCCGCTGGAGCGCCACCTGGGCACCATCGCCGGCGTCAACGAAATGACCTCGACGAGTTCCGTCGGCACCGCGCGCGTCACGCTGCAGTTCGACCTGAGCCGCAACATCGACGGCGCCGCGCGCGAAGTGCAGGCGGCCATCAACGCCAGCCGGGTCGATCTGCCGGCCACGCTGCGCAGCAATCCGACCTACCGCAAGGCGAACCCGGCGGCGTCGCCGGTCATCATCCTGGCGCTCACGTCCAAGACCAAGACGCCGGGCCAGATCTACGACGCGGTGTCGAACATCGTGAGCCAGCGGCTGTCGCAGGTGGACGGCGTGGGCGACGTGGAAATCGGCGGCGGCTCGCTGCCCGCCGTGCGCGTCGAGCTGCTGCCGTTCGCGCTCAGCCGCTACGGCATCAGCACCGACGACGTGCGCGCCGCGATCCAGGCCTCCAACGCCAACCGGCCCAAGGGCACGGTGCAGGGCGACGGCCGCAAGCTGCAGATCTACACGCAGACGCCAGCCCTGCGCGCCAGCGACTACGCCTCGATGGTGGTGGCCTGGCGCAACGGCGCGGCGGTGCGGCTGCAGGACGTGGCCGAGGTGATCGACGGGGTGGAAGACACGCGCACGCTCGGCCTGTTCAACGGCGAGCCCGCGATCATCGTGCTGATCACGCGGCAGCCCTCGGCCAACATCATCGAGACGGTGGACAGCGTGCGCGCGCTGCTGCCCGAACTGCAGGCGCAACTGCCGCCCGACGTGACGCTGCAGGTCGCGTCGGACAGCACCAACTCGATCCGCGGCTCGCTGCGCGAGGTCGAGCTGACGCTGGTCATCTCGGTGCTGCTGGTGGTGCTGGTGGTCAGCCTGTTCCTGCGCAGCGTGCGCGCGACCATCGTGCCGGCGGTAGCCACGGTGGCGGCACTGCTGGGCACCTTCGGCGTGATGTACATGCTGGGCTTCAGCCTCAACAACCTGAGCCTGATGGCGCTCACCGTAGCGACCGGCTTCGTGGTGGACGACGCCATCGTGGTGCTGGAAAACACCAGCCGCCACATCGAATCGGGCATGTCGCGCATGAAGGCGGCGCTGCTGGGCGCGAAGGAAGTCGGTTTCACCGTGCTGTCGATCAGCGTGTCGCTGGTGGCGGTGTTCATTCCGCTGCTGTTCATGGGCGGACAGGTGGGCCGGCTGTTCCGCGAGTTCGCGATCACGCTGTCGGCCGCCGTGATGATCTCGCTCGTGATCTCGCTGACCACCACGCCCATGATGTGCGCTTGGCTGCTCAAGCCCGGCGGCGAGCATGACAAGAACAAGCCGCAGGGCCGCTTCGGCCGCGCGGCGGCACGCAGCTACGACTGGGTGCTCAAGCGCTACGAGACCAGCCTCGACTGGGCGCTCGACAACAAGGGCTTGGTCATGCTGATCCTGGTGGCGGTGGTGGGGCTGAACGTCTACCTGTTCAGCGCCGCGCCCAAGGGCTTCTTTCCGCAGCAGGACAGCGGCCAGCTCAATGGCGGCCTGCGCGCCGACCAGAGCATTTCGTCCAAGGCCATGGCCGCGAAGCTGCGCGAGGTGGTCGACATCATCCGCGCCGACGAAGCGGTCGACACCGTGGTGGGCTTCACCGGCGGCAGCCGCGCGGGCGGCGGCTTCATGTTCGTCAACCTGAAGCCGGCCAGCCAGCGCAAGGACAGCGGCCTTGCCGTGATCGCACGGCTGCGGCCCAAGCTCAACGAGGTGGCCGGCTTGCGCGTGTTCCTGGGGACGGTGCAGGACGTTCGATCGGGCGGCCGTTCCAGCAACTCCACCTACCAGTACACGCTCAAGAGCGACAGCCTGGCCGACCTGCGTATCTGGGCCGCCAAGCTGGCCGACGAGATGAAGCTGCAGCCGCTGCTGGCCGACATCGACACCGACCAGAGCGAGAACGGCGTCGAGATGATGGCGAAGGTCGACCCCGACAGCGCGAGCCGGCTCGGCCTGACCTCGACGGCCATCGACAACGCGCTCTACAACGCCTTCGGCCAGCGCCAGGTGGCGACCATCTACACCGAACTCAACCAGTACCACGTGGTGATGGAATGGGCGCCGCGCTACACGCTCAGCCCCAATGCGCTGAGCGACGTGTACGTGCCCGCGACCAAGACGGTGTTCGTTGCCGGGCAGGCCGTGACCACCCAGATCGCAGCCGCCACCACGACCGCCAACTCCGCGACCTCCGGCAGCAAGACGGCGGCGGGCACGTCCGCCGCCGCGAGCACCGCGGTGCCCGTTTCGGCCAACCCCGGATTGCGCAACGCCTCCTCGGGCAATGTGCTGAGCAACACGGCCACCAGCCTGGTGCCGCTGTCGGCCGTGGCGAAGTTCTTCGAGAACTCGGTCGCCACGTCCGTCAGCCATGAAGACGGCGAACTGGCAACGACGGTCTCGTTCAACCTCGTGGAAGGCGCGAACCTGGGCGACGCGCGCGAAGCCATCGCCAAGGCCGAGGCCAACATCGGCATGCCCACCAACGTGCGCGGTTCGTTCTCGGGCACGGCGGCGAGCGCGCAGCAGTCGCAGAGCCAGCAGGCCATCCTGATCCTGGCCGCGCTGGTCGTGATCTACATCGTGCTGGGCATCCTCTACGAAAGTCTCGTGCACCCGATCACCGTGCTGTCGACGCTGCCGTCAGCCGGCGTGGGTGCGGTGCTGGCGCTGCTGATGTTCCGCATGGAGTTCTCCATCATTGCGCTCATCGGCGTGTTCCTGCTGATCGGCATCGTGAAGAAGAACGCCATCCTGATCATCGACTTCGCGCTGGAGGCCGAACGCTCGCGCGGCCTCACGCCGCTGGAAGCCGTGCGCGAGGCCTGCCTGCTGCGCTTCCGGCCGATCCTGATGACCACGCTGGCGGCTGCGCTGGGCGCGCTGCCGCTGGCCATCGGCTTCGGGGAGGGCGCCGAGCTGCGCCGGCCATTGGGCGTGGCCATCATCGGCGGGCTCATCGCCAGTCAGTTGCTGACGTTGCTGACCACGCCGGTGGTCTACCTGCTGCTCGACAAATTGCGCCGCCGCGGCGCCCACGAAAACGAACTGGGCCGTGCCACGAATGCCTGA
- a CDS encoding efflux RND transporter permease subunit — MSPSRPFILRPVATSLLMVAIVLAGLVAFRFLPLSALPQVDYPTIQVQTLYPGGSPEVMSNTVTAPLERQFGQMSGLDRMSSTSAAGVSIITLQFSLGQTLDVAEQEVQAAINAGGSLLPADLPAPPVYAKVNPADAPVLTLAITSDTLPLTEVQNLVNTRLAQKISQVSGVGLVSLSGGQRPAVRIQANTQALAANGIGLDTLRTAISAANSNGAKGNFDGPKRAYTINSNDQLVTVDDYKNLIVSYKNGAPIRMVDVAQVVNSAENTQLSAWSGSKASGSSQLTPAIVLNVQRQPGANVIATVNAIKAQLPELQAGLPSGLKIEVLSDRTAGIRASVQHVEMELVLAVVLVVLVIFAFLGSLRATVIASIAVPISLIGTFGLMYLLGYSLNNLSLMALTIATGFVVDDAIVMIENIARYIEKGEKPMQAAFKGATQIGFTIISLTVSLIAVLIPLLFMGDVVGRLFREFAVTLAITILISAVVSLTLVPMMSARWLKHEPKKEPGGTGFGARAQRFFDGVMVRYDRSLHWVIEHQPLTLLVALLTMVLTVVLYLTIPKGLFPTQDTGQLQARVQAAQDVSFDRMSQLQQAAAKAILEDPDVENLSSFVGVDAANNTMLHTGSMLINLKSGHGNQQQIMDRLRERAREVAGVTLYLQPTQDLTIDAETGPTEYRVSLEGVDSAAITSWMKKLVAKLQDSDKVRNVSSDAGAQGLAAFVNVNRDTAARLSITASTVDDALYSAFGQRIVSTIFTETNQYRVILEAMPGMVNTPQTLGQLSLIAGSGTATPLSAIADISEQQAPLQITHVAQYPASTLNFDTAPGVSLGTSVDAIRAAAKEIGLPTSVTMTFLGASGAYEKSLSNQLWLILAAVVCVYIVLGVLYESYVHPLTILSTLPSAGVGALLALMVTGNDLGVIGIIGIILLIGIVKKNAIMMIDFAIDAERNEGKSAREAIHQAALLRFRPILMTTLAALFAAIPLMLSFGEGAELRRPLGLAIFGGLIVSQLLTLFTTPVIYLAFDRLGGGSTRRAVVEEEAV, encoded by the coding sequence ATGAGCCCCTCACGTCCGTTCATTCTTCGACCGGTGGCGACCTCGCTGCTGATGGTCGCCATCGTGCTGGCCGGTCTGGTGGCGTTCCGCTTCCTGCCGCTGTCGGCATTGCCGCAGGTCGACTACCCGACCATCCAGGTGCAGACCCTCTACCCCGGGGGCAGCCCCGAGGTGATGAGCAACACCGTCACCGCGCCGCTGGAGCGCCAGTTCGGCCAGATGTCGGGCCTGGACCGCATGAGCTCGACCAGCGCGGCGGGCGTGTCGATCATCACGCTGCAGTTCTCGCTGGGCCAGACGCTGGACGTGGCCGAGCAGGAAGTGCAGGCCGCCATCAACGCCGGCGGCTCGCTGCTGCCGGCCGACCTGCCGGCGCCGCCGGTGTACGCCAAGGTCAACCCGGCCGACGCGCCGGTGCTCACGCTGGCCATCACCTCCGACACGCTGCCGCTCACCGAGGTGCAGAACCTCGTCAACACGCGGCTTGCGCAGAAGATCAGCCAGGTCTCGGGCGTGGGGCTGGTGTCGCTCAGCGGCGGGCAACGCCCGGCCGTTCGCATCCAGGCCAACACGCAGGCGCTGGCCGCCAACGGCATCGGCCTTGACACGCTGCGCACCGCCATCAGCGCAGCCAACTCCAACGGCGCCAAGGGCAACTTCGATGGCCCCAAGCGGGCCTACACGATCAACTCGAACGACCAGCTGGTCACGGTCGACGACTACAAGAACCTGATCGTCTCGTACAAGAACGGCGCGCCGATCCGCATGGTCGACGTGGCGCAGGTGGTCAACAGCGCCGAGAACACGCAGCTCAGCGCCTGGTCGGGCAGCAAGGCCAGCGGAAGCAGCCAGCTCACGCCGGCCATCGTGCTGAACGTGCAGCGCCAGCCCGGCGCCAACGTGATCGCCACCGTCAATGCCATCAAGGCCCAACTGCCCGAGCTGCAGGCGGGGTTGCCCAGCGGCCTGAAGATCGAGGTGCTGAGCGACCGCACCGCGGGCATTCGCGCCTCGGTGCAGCACGTCGAGATGGAACTGGTGCTGGCCGTGGTGCTGGTGGTGCTGGTGATCTTCGCCTTCCTCGGCAGCCTGCGCGCGACCGTCATTGCCAGCATCGCGGTGCCCATCTCGCTCATCGGCACTTTCGGCCTGATGTACCTGCTGGGCTACAGCCTGAACAACCTGAGCCTGATGGCGCTGACCATCGCCACCGGCTTCGTGGTGGACGACGCGATCGTGATGATCGAGAACATCGCGCGCTACATCGAGAAGGGCGAAAAGCCCATGCAGGCCGCCTTCAAGGGCGCGACGCAGATCGGCTTCACCATCATCTCGCTGACGGTGTCGCTGATCGCGGTGCTGATTCCGTTGCTCTTCATGGGCGACGTGGTGGGCCGCCTGTTCCGCGAGTTCGCGGTGACGCTGGCCATCACCATCCTGATTTCTGCGGTGGTGTCGCTCACGCTGGTGCCGATGATGTCGGCGCGCTGGCTCAAGCACGAGCCCAAGAAGGAGCCCGGTGGCACCGGCTTCGGTGCGCGCGCCCAGCGCTTCTTCGACGGCGTCATGGTGCGCTACGACCGCTCGCTGCACTGGGTGATCGAGCATCAGCCGCTCACGCTTCTGGTGGCGCTGCTCACCATGGTGCTGACCGTGGTGCTGTACCTCACGATCCCCAAGGGGCTGTTTCCCACGCAGGACACCGGCCAGTTGCAGGCCCGCGTCCAGGCGGCGCAGGACGTGTCTTTCGACCGCATGTCGCAGTTGCAGCAGGCGGCGGCCAAAGCCATCCTCGAAGACCCCGATGTCGAGAACCTCAGTTCGTTCGTCGGCGTGGACGCCGCCAACAACACCATGCTGCACACCGGCAGCATGCTCATCAATCTGAAGTCGGGCCACGGCAACCAGCAGCAGATCATGGACCGGCTGCGCGAGCGCGCGCGCGAGGTGGCGGGCGTCACGCTCTACCTGCAGCCCACGCAGGACCTGACCATCGATGCCGAAACCGGCCCGACCGAGTACCGCGTGTCGCTCGAAGGCGTGGACAGCGCGGCGATCACCTCGTGGATGAAGAAGCTCGTGGCGAAGCTGCAGGACTCGGACAAGGTGCGCAACGTGAGCAGCGACGCCGGCGCGCAGGGGCTGGCCGCTTTTGTGAACGTGAACCGCGACACCGCGGCGCGCCTGTCGATCACCGCGAGCACGGTGGACGACGCGCTCTACAGCGCCTTCGGCCAGCGCATCGTCTCGACCATCTTCACCGAGACCAACCAGTACCGCGTGATCCTCGAAGCGATGCCTGGCATGGTGAACACGCCGCAAACGCTGGGGCAACTGAGCCTGATCGCGGGCTCCGGCACGGCCACGCCGCTGTCAGCCATTGCCGACATCAGCGAGCAACAGGCGCCGTTGCAGATCACGCACGTGGCGCAGTACCCGGCGAGCACGCTGAACTTCGACACGGCGCCGGGCGTGTCGCTCGGCACGTCGGTCGATGCGATCCGCGCGGCGGCCAAGGAAATCGGGCTGCCCACCAGCGTGACCATGACCTTCCTCGGCGCCTCGGGTGCTTATGAGAAGTCGCTGTCGAACCAGTTGTGGCTGATTCTGGCGGCGGTGGTCTGCGTTTACATCGTGCTGGGCGTGCTCTACGAGAGCTACGTGCATCCGCTCACCATTTTGTCGACGCTGCCTTCGGCGGGCGTCGGTGCGCTGCTGGCGCTGATGGTCACCGGCAATGACCTCGGGGTGATCGGCATCATCGGCATCATCTTGCTGATCGGCATCGTGAAGAAGAACGCGATCATGATGATCGACTTCGCGATCGATGCCGAGCGCAACGAGGGCAAGTCGGCGCGCGAGGCGATCCATCAGGCCGCGCTGCTGCGCTTTCGGCCGATCTTGATGACGACGCTGGCTGCACTGTTCGCTGCCATTCCGCTGATGCTCAGTTTTGGCGAGGGCGCGGAGCTGCGCCGGCCGCTGGGGCTGGCGATCTTTGGCGGGTTGATCGTCAGCCAGTTGCTGACGCTGTTCACTACGCCTGTGATCTATCTGGCTTTTGATCGGCTGGGTGGGGGGAGTACTCGGCGTGCTGTGGTTGAGGAGGAGGCGGTTTGA
- a CDS encoding efflux RND transporter periplasmic adaptor subunit, translating to MRRRRWVGALLTLLLLAALGAGAWYLIQRSKMPAVGAGGPGAGRPGGPGAGGPGGRGGGGAAGGAASSTVGAATATRADIPVQLEALGTVTPLANVTVQPQVSGVLTAVLFQEGQMVKKGDVLATIDPQPFQNALAQSTGARLRDEASLDAARVTLKRYQTLLGQDSIARQDVDTQAALVKQLEGTVAIDRANEGTAKLNLTWSRITAPVSGRIGLRPVDAGNYIATGATGGVGTITQIMPIDVEFAIPQDRVPEVQERLAQGAQLDATAFDRTRTRRLAKGMFATLDNLVDTQTGTVKAKARFSNVDSSLFPNQFVNLRLLLRTVDSAVVVPVTALRHGPNGDYVYVINSDSTVSQRPVKRGEASVDNVAIMSGLESGEQVVTEGGDRLKDGARVQTAVERPAVPASGAASGARRGGAHRGGNGSGGTGRRESGAGGAGAAGASAGSGGSGTGGGEAPTVQPNPSGASVPPAGPVVRPGTPPAAPGGTMR from the coding sequence GTGCGCAGACGCCGATGGGTCGGGGCCCTGCTGACCTTGCTGCTGCTCGCGGCACTGGGGGCTGGCGCCTGGTATCTGATCCAGCGCTCGAAGATGCCGGCGGTCGGCGCGGGTGGCCCGGGTGCTGGCCGACCGGGTGGTCCCGGCGCGGGCGGGCCCGGTGGGCGCGGCGGTGGCGGTGCTGCCGGCGGCGCGGCCTCCAGCACGGTCGGTGCGGCCACGGCCACGCGGGCCGACATTCCGGTGCAGCTCGAAGCGCTGGGCACGGTCACCCCGCTGGCCAATGTCACCGTGCAGCCGCAGGTGTCGGGTGTGCTCACGGCCGTGCTGTTCCAGGAAGGACAGATGGTCAAGAAGGGCGACGTGCTGGCCACCATCGACCCGCAGCCTTTCCAGAATGCGCTGGCGCAGTCCACGGGCGCGCGGCTGCGCGACGAGGCCTCGCTGGATGCGGCGCGCGTCACGCTCAAGCGCTACCAGACCCTGCTCGGGCAGGACTCCATCGCGCGGCAGGACGTGGACACGCAGGCCGCGCTGGTCAAGCAACTCGAAGGCACCGTCGCCATCGACCGCGCGAACGAAGGCACGGCGAAGCTCAACCTGACATGGAGCCGCATCACCGCGCCGGTGAGCGGGCGCATCGGCCTGCGGCCGGTGGACGCAGGCAACTACATCGCGACGGGCGCCACCGGCGGCGTGGGCACCATCACCCAGATCATGCCGATCGACGTCGAGTTCGCCATTCCGCAAGACCGCGTGCCCGAGGTGCAGGAGCGTCTTGCACAGGGCGCCCAGCTCGACGCCACGGCCTTCGACCGCACGCGCACGCGCCGGCTCGCCAAGGGCATGTTCGCCACGCTCGACAACCTGGTCGACACGCAGACCGGCACCGTCAAGGCCAAGGCCCGTTTCTCCAATGTCGACAGTTCGCTGTTCCCGAACCAGTTCGTCAACCTGCGGCTGTTGCTGCGCACCGTCGACAGCGCGGTGGTGGTGCCGGTCACGGCGCTGCGGCACGGACCCAACGGCGACTATGTCTATGTGATCAACAGCGACAGCACCGTGTCGCAACGCCCCGTCAAGCGCGGCGAGGCGAGCGTGGACAACGTGGCGATCATGTCCGGGCTGGAGTCCGGCGAGCAGGTCGTGACCGAAGGCGGCGACCGGCTGAAGGACGGCGCGCGCGTGCAGACCGCGGTCGAGCGCCCGGCCGTGCCGGCCTCCGGCGCCGCATCGGGCGCGCGACGTGGCGGCGCACATCGCGGTGGCAACGGCAGTGGCGGCACGGGTCGCCGCGAAAGCGGTGCGGGCGGCGCGGGCGCTGCCGGTGCTTCGGCTGGCTCCGGTGGCTCGGGCACGGGCGGCGGCGAAGCCCCCACCGTGCAACCCAACCCGTCCGGCGCCTCCGTTCCGCCGGCCGGCCCGGTCGTGCGGCCGGGCACCCCGCCCGCCGCGCCCGGCGGCACGATGCGCTGA
- a CDS encoding DUF6622 family protein, protein MLMQVILHTPKWVFAVLVLLVWLGAKQLLANSVSLSRVTLMPLVMGGLSVFGVISAFGDSIGALLGWAAAAAVMLAVLLQRPLPATTRYDAAARRFHLAGTPVPLMLMMGIFLTKYVVGAALAMHPELNHQAAFAIAVPALYGAFTGVFAARALRLWKLAIATDSMAAGARAA, encoded by the coding sequence ATGCTGATGCAAGTCATCCTCCATACCCCCAAGTGGGTGTTCGCCGTTCTCGTGCTGCTGGTCTGGCTGGGCGCCAAGCAGTTGCTGGCCAACAGCGTGAGCCTGAGCCGCGTCACGCTGATGCCGCTCGTCATGGGCGGGCTGTCGGTGTTCGGCGTGATCTCGGCCTTCGGCGACTCCATCGGCGCCCTGCTCGGCTGGGCCGCCGCCGCGGCCGTGATGCTGGCCGTGCTGCTGCAACGCCCCCTGCCCGCCACCACCCGCTACGACGCGGCGGCGCGCCGCTTCCACCTGGCCGGCACCCCCGTGCCGCTGATGCTGATGATGGGCATCTTCCTGACCAAGTACGTGGTGGGCGCCGCCCTGGCCATGCACCCGGAACTGAACCACCAGGCCGCCTTCGCCATCGCGGTGCCCGCGCTGTACGGCGCCTTCACCGGTGTCTTCGCGGCCCGCGCCCTGCGCCTGTGGAAGCTGGCCATCGCGACCGACTCGATGGCGGCCGGCGCCCGCGCGGCCTAA
- a CDS encoding sterol desaturase family protein, with amino-acid sequence MNVLLLILKISVTVVLVASIAEALVLSWRNGWRSYDWKASGISVVDFLVREYPLRWLLPLAFWTGAMDWFWNHRLFTLPMNHWSGWAACFIGQEFCYYWYHRAAHRVRWFWCTHAIHHSPNQLNLSAAYRFGWTGRLTGTLAFFMLAPLLGMPPRVVLLMLTLNLLYQFWIHATWIPRLGPLEWFLNTPSAHRVHHASNLEYLDGNYGGVLTVFDRLFGTYIPERTDLPCRYGLVNPITSNNIFEIEFTQWRALFRDLRSARSVRAFVGYLVKPPGWRPDGPGETTEELRQRAASSSSPAPADTPHLSGERIAGNQPS; translated from the coding sequence ATGAACGTGCTCTTGCTGATCCTCAAGATTTCGGTCACGGTGGTGCTTGTCGCCTCGATCGCGGAGGCGCTGGTGCTTTCCTGGCGTAACGGCTGGCGCAGCTACGACTGGAAGGCGTCCGGCATCTCGGTGGTCGACTTCCTGGTGCGCGAATACCCGCTGCGCTGGCTGCTGCCATTGGCCTTCTGGACCGGCGCCATGGACTGGTTCTGGAACCACCGGCTCTTCACGCTGCCGATGAACCACTGGAGCGGCTGGGCCGCCTGCTTCATCGGCCAGGAGTTCTGCTACTACTGGTACCACCGCGCGGCGCACCGGGTGCGCTGGTTCTGGTGCACCCACGCCATTCACCATTCGCCGAACCAACTGAACCTGTCGGCCGCCTACCGCTTCGGCTGGACCGGCCGCCTCACCGGCACGCTGGCCTTCTTCATGCTGGCGCCGCTGCTGGGCATGCCGCCCCGGGTGGTGCTGCTGATGCTGACGCTGAACCTGCTGTACCAGTTCTGGATTCACGCGACCTGGATTCCGCGCCTCGGGCCGCTGGAATGGTTTCTGAACACGCCCTCGGCGCACCGGGTGCACCACGCCTCGAACCTCGAATACCTGGACGGCAACTACGGCGGCGTGCTGACCGTGTTCGACCGCCTGTTCGGCACCTACATCCCGGAGCGCACCGACCTGCCCTGCCGCTATGGGCTGGTGAACCCGATCACCTCGAACAACATCTTCGAGATCGAGTTCACGCAATGGCGCGCGTTGTTCCGCGACTTGCGCTCGGCCCGCTCGGTGCGCGCCTTTGTCGGCTACCTCGTCAAGCCGCCGGGCTGGCGGCCGGATGGCCCCGGCGAAACCACCGAGGAACTGCGGCAGCGTGCCGCGTCTTCTTCATCACCGGCACCCGCCGACACGCCACACCTGTCCGGCGAACGCATCGCGGGCAACCAGCCTTCCTGA
- a CDS encoding alpha/beta hydrolase codes for MKLRTAALTVSAVVVLLLAATGVAVAFGGPTRPKPMQSISDPFSSVDFSAVPPLQRYPARDGAQLAYRSYAAGGGQSPRGSVVLVHGSSANSQSMHPLAQSLAQAGFTVYALDVRGHGESGPRGDIGHVGQLDEDLQDFVHALQPAKPRTLAGFSAGGGFALRMAGSSRQALFDNYLLMAPYTSRHAPNYRPDAGGWVSVGIPRVVALTLLNRVGIAAFNHLPVVDFAVSDAPRAELTPSYSYALVTNFQPNANYKADIQGIRKPTAVLVGADDEVFIADKFAQVFADAGRPDIPVTLVPGAGHITLTLNPAARAAAVAAIEKLDAGAAAGP; via the coding sequence ATGAAACTGCGCACCGCCGCCCTCACCGTTTCGGCCGTCGTGGTCCTGCTGCTGGCAGCAACCGGCGTGGCCGTGGCCTTCGGTGGGCCAACGCGCCCGAAGCCGATGCAAAGCATCAGCGATCCGTTCAGCAGCGTCGATTTTTCCGCCGTGCCGCCGCTGCAGCGCTACCCGGCGCGCGATGGCGCGCAGCTCGCCTACCGCAGCTATGCCGCAGGTGGTGGCCAGTCCCCGCGCGGCAGCGTGGTGCTGGTGCACGGCTCGTCGGCCAACAGCCAGAGCATGCATCCGCTCGCGCAGAGCCTGGCGCAAGCCGGCTTCACGGTCTATGCGCTCGACGTGCGCGGCCACGGCGAATCGGGGCCGCGCGGCGACATCGGGCACGTCGGCCAGCTCGACGAAGACCTGCAGGATTTCGTCCACGCCTTGCAGCCCGCCAAGCCCCGGACACTGGCCGGCTTTTCGGCCGGCGGCGGCTTTGCGCTGCGCATGGCCGGCAGCTCGCGGCAGGCGCTGTTCGACAACTACCTGCTGATGGCGCCCTACACCAGCCGCCATGCGCCGAACTACCGGCCCGATGCGGGTGGCTGGGTGTCGGTCGGCATTCCGCGCGTGGTGGCGCTCACGCTGCTGAACCGTGTCGGCATCGCCGCATTCAACCATCTGCCGGTGGTCGACTTCGCGGTCAGCGACGCGCCGCGTGCCGAGCTCACGCCCTCTTATTCCTATGCGCTGGTGACGAACTTCCAGCCCAACGCCAACTACAAGGCCGACATCCAGGGCATCCGCAAACCCACCGCCGTGCTGGTGGGCGCCGACGACGAAGTGTTCATTGCCGACAAGTTCGCCCAGGTGTTCGCCGACGCCGGCCGGCCCGACATTCCGGTCACGCTGGTGCCCGGTGCGGGCCACATCACGCTCACGCTCAATCCGGCCGCGCGTGCCGCGGCAGTGGCCGCCATCGAAAAGCTCGACGCGGGCGCGGCGGCGGGTCCGTGA
- a CDS encoding 2TM domain-containing protein, whose product MNHSTSSNATPSDIEKLARRRAGAKMGWYIHAFVYVLVNIGLVTLSAARGHTWAMYPLMGWGLGLLVHGAVVWLIAPGGGFYDRLLERERRALRAGDRG is encoded by the coding sequence ATGAACCACTCCACCTCTTCAAACGCCACGCCGTCCGACATCGAGAAGCTCGCGCGCCGCCGCGCCGGCGCCAAGATGGGCTGGTACATCCACGCCTTTGTCTACGTACTGGTCAACATCGGGCTGGTCACGCTCTCGGCCGCCAGGGGCCACACCTGGGCGATGTACCCGCTCATGGGCTGGGGGCTGGGCCTGCTGGTGCACGGCGCGGTGGTCTGGCTCATCGCGCCCGGCGGCGGCTTCTACGACCGGCTGCTGGAACGCGAGCGCCGCGCGCTGCGTGCCGGGGATCGCGGATGA